A stretch of Cicer arietinum cultivar CDC Frontier isolate Library 1 chromosome 5, Cicar.CDCFrontier_v2.0, whole genome shotgun sequence DNA encodes these proteins:
- the LOC101489529 gene encoding serine carboxypeptidase-like 42 produces the protein MGKCWFIGVLIVVVFGSNVGVEGYPSEDLVERLPGQPKVKFSQYAGYVDIDVKNGKSLFYYFVEAHHNPHKKPLTLWLNGGPGCSSIGGGAFTELGPFYPSGNGRGLRKNSKSWNRVSNLLFVESPAGVGWSYSNTTSDYNAGDASTANDMLLFMLKWYEKFPTYRSRELFLTGESYAGHYIPQLATALLDHTRSTGFKFNLKGIAIGNPLLNFDRDAYSIYEYFWSHGMISDEVFLAIQNDCHFDDYTYAPPHNESKACNDALGDAYNIVSSYVDNYDVLLDVCYPAIAEQELRLKKTLTKRSLSVDVCMDYELFSYLNLPEVQKALHANRTILPYPWSECSNILNYSSTDPDINILPILKRIIENHIPVWIYSGDADSVVPLLGSRTLTRELAHDLKFGITDSYRVWFHKGQVGGWVTEYGNLLTFATVRGAGHMVPFAQPSRSLHLFSSFVQGKRLPNTTKPSID, from the exons ATGGGAAAGTGTTGGTTTATTGGGGTGTTGATTGTGGTGGTGTTTGGAAGTAATGTTGGGGTAGAAGGGTACCCAAGTGAGGATCTAGTTGAGAGGTTGCCAGGCCAACCCAAGGTTAAATTCAGTCAATATGCTGGCTATGTTGATATTGATGTAAAGAATGGGAAGAGTCTCTTCTACTATTTTGTTGAGGCTCATCATAACCCTCACAAAAAGCCTCTAACCCTTTGGCTCAATGGAG GTCCGGGATGTTCTTCCATTGGAGGAGGAGCTTTTACtgaattgggtccattttatcCTTCTGGTAATGGACGTGGTCTACGAAAGAATTCAAAGTCTTGGAATAGAG TTTCCAATCTTCTCTTTGTGGAGTCTCCTGCTGGAGTTGGTTGGTcatattcaaatacaacttcGGATTATAACGCTGGTGACGCCTCAACAG ccAATGATATGCTTTTGTTCATGTTGAAATGGTACGAGAAGTTTCCTACCTACCGATCAAGGGAACTCTTTCTTACCGGAGAAAGCTATGCAG GACATTACATCCCTCAGTTAGCTACTGCTCTTCTTGATCATACTCGTTCAACTggtttcaaattcaatttaaaaggAATTGCT ATTGGAAATCCACTTCTGAATTTTGATCGTGATGCATACTCAATATATGAATACTTCTGGTCCCACGGAATGATTTCTGATGAAGTTTTCCTTGCGATTCAAAATGATTGCCATTTTGATGATTACACCTATGCACCTCCTCATAACGAATCTAAAGCATGCAATGATGCTTTGGGTGATGCTTATAATATTGTGAGCTCGTATGTAGACAACTATGATGTGCTTCTTGATGTTTGTTATCCAGCCATAGCTGAACAAGAACTCAGATTAAAAAAGACG CTTACTAAAAGAAGTTTAAGTGTAGATGTATGTATGGACTACGAACTCTTTTCATACCTCAACCTCCCAGAGGTTCAAAAGGCTCTCCATGCTAACCGTACCATTTTGCCTTACCCATGGTCTGAATGCAGCAA TATTTTAAATTACAGTAGCACAGACCCTGACATTAATATACTTCCAATTCTCAAACGGATAATTGAAAACCATATTCCAGTATGGATTTATAG TGGAGATGCAGATTCTGTTGTACCATTATTAGGCTCTCGAACACTCACTCGTGAACTAGCTCATGATCTGAAGTTCGGTATTACAGACTCATATAGAGTTTGGTTCCACAAAGGCCag GTTGGAGGTTGGGTAACTGAGTATGGAAATTTGTTGACATTTGCAACTGTAAGAGGAGCAGGTCATATGGTACCATTTGCACAACCTTCTAGATCATTGCATCTATTTAGTTCCTTTGTGCAGGGAAAAAGATTGCCAAACACAACTAAACCTTCAATTGATTAA
- the LOC101490181 gene encoding uncharacterized protein, producing MKLIKDSILLSRRNPSSLFTITRFKTFFFSPLPTTTKFYSQFLTFPHTPLKSLNLHVKKKNSDSEPLLEPTIVHQVPQDEEKYYVDNEFEYEDESQMVEDVDDGDEYYDEEEDYEDENTVPYAGDGEAGGGISLAGTWWDKKALAVAKEVTMSFGGDLQIYAFKTLLSSTIRVRIEKLSNKSGSPTMEDIEAFSTIYRAKLDEAELAKFVPENLSLEVSSPGVERVVRIPDDLDRFKDRVMYVKYAIDDDSNNPSAEGDGVLKLESFDMETKYCTWSLANVRVNREKAGKGRPLNKKQREWRLSTPFDSLHFVRLHSDV from the exons ATGAAGTTGATTAAAGATTCAATTCTCTTATCTCGGCGAAATCCTTCATCACTCTTTACCATTACTCGGTTTAAGACTTTCTTCTTTTCTCCTCTTCCCACTACTACCAAATTCTACTCCCAGTTTTTGACTTTTCCACATACTCCTCTAAAATCCCTTAATCTCCATGTCAAGAAGAAGAACTCTGATTCAGAGCCACTTCTAGAACCCACTATTGTCCACCAAGTACCACAAGACgaagaaaaatattatgttgATAATGAATTTGAATATGAGGATGAATCTCAAATGGTCGAAGATGTTGATGACGGTGACGAGTATTATGATGAGGAAGAGGACTATGAGGACGAAAATACTGTGCCCTAT GCGGGTGATGGCGAAGCAGGTGGTGGAATCTCCCTTGCGGGAACATGGTGGGATAAAAAAGCGTTAGCCGTTGCTAAAGAGGTTACTATGTCTTTTGGTGGTGACTTACAAATTTATGCTTTTAAAACTTTGCTCAGTTCCACCATTCGAGTGCGCATTGAGAAGCTTTCCAACAA ATCTGGCTCGCCCACCATGGAGGATATTGAAGCCTTTTCTACAATCTACAGAGCAAAATTGGATGAAGCGGAACTTGCCAAATTCGTTCCTGAGAATTTAAGTTTGGAG GTGTCGTCTCCAGGTGTTGAAAGAGTAGTTCGGATTCCAGATGACCTAGACCGATTCAAGGACAGAGTTATGTATGTGAAATATGCCATTGATGATGATTCAAATAATCCATCTGCTGAAGGTGATGGTGTCTTGAAGCTTGAATCCTTTGACATGGAAACAAAATATTGCACATGGAGTTTAGCAAATGTAAGGGTCAACAGAGAGAAAGCAGGGAAAGGAAGACCACTGAATAAAAAGCAAAGAGAATGGCGTTTAAGTACCCCCTTTGATTCATTACATTTTGTACGGTTGCACTCAGacgtttaa